Proteins encoded by one window of Deltaproteobacteria bacterium:
- a CDS encoding DUF4149 domain-containing protein — MVFAGVKVIYLLALIVWLGEVVCVSFVAAPALFRVLAVADAGRAVSAIFPIYYKVGYACGGLLLGSALILRSLAGGRAWAVVAALAALMLAATLYAGVVVQPRAQSLRHQLHAEVAAPEVKAQFDRLHHLAVQLNVAVLLGGLAIAAITAVQLKP, encoded by the coding sequence GTGGTCTTCGCCGGCGTCAAGGTCATCTATCTGCTTGCCCTGATTGTGTGGCTGGGTGAAGTCGTGTGCGTGTCATTCGTGGCCGCACCGGCCCTGTTTCGCGTGCTGGCGGTGGCCGACGCCGGGCGGGCGGTGAGCGCGATCTTCCCGATCTACTACAAGGTGGGCTACGCCTGCGGTGGCTTGCTCTTGGGTAGTGCTTTGATCTTGCGTTCGCTTGCGGGCGGGCGTGCCTGGGCCGTGGTGGCGGCGCTGGCGGCGCTGATGCTGGCCGCGACCCTATATGCCGGCGTCGTGGTCCAACCGCGGGCCCAGAGCTTGCGCCACCAACTCCACGCCGAGGTTGCCGCACCGGAGGTCAAGGCGCAATTCGACCGCCTGCACCATTTGGCGGTGCAACTCAATGTCGCCGTGCTGCTCGGGGGCTTGGCGATCGCCGCCATCACGGCGGTGCAGCTCAAGCCCTAG
- a CDS encoding polyprenyl synthetase family protein has translation MTTASPSAARQYSEAAGLLISEELERVEQRLTELIGSREPRLSEISHYLLDSGGKRVRPAVTLLVFRACGRGNLADIVDAAAALELIHSATLLHDDIIDGSEIRRGNDSALRKYGLADTLVAGDFLFCRAFQLCARFDEKVISWAAEACVALTEGEIMQARFRHNPSVTFADYLEIINRKTASLFQQGARTGAHLGGADEVVVTGMAECGFAVGIAFQMVDDLLDVAGTEERIGKPVGIDLRDGNPSLPVVLAMRSDHELRRLFQKPEPTAADVSAALARIRRSGVLDEVRTLAMSHADRARAAMQVVPPSAYKDNLLDLIDQLVERVS, from the coding sequence GTGACCACCGCCAGCCCCAGCGCCGCGCGCCAGTACTCCGAAGCCGCCGGCCTGTTGATCAGCGAAGAGCTCGAGCGGGTCGAGCAGCGGCTGACGGAGTTGATCGGCTCGCGCGAGCCGCGGCTGAGCGAGATCTCGCATTATCTGCTCGACTCGGGCGGCAAACGGGTGCGCCCGGCAGTCACCTTGTTGGTCTTCCGCGCCTGCGGCCGCGGTAATCTGGCGGACATCGTCGACGCCGCCGCCGCGCTCGAACTGATTCACTCCGCGACACTACTGCACGACGACATCATCGACGGTAGCGAGATCCGCCGCGGCAACGATTCGGCGTTACGCAAGTATGGCCTTGCCGACACCTTGGTGGCCGGTGACTTCCTCTTTTGCCGCGCCTTTCAGCTCTGTGCCCGCTTCGACGAGAAGGTCATCAGCTGGGCGGCCGAGGCCTGCGTCGCGCTTACCGAAGGCGAGATCATGCAGGCGCGCTTCCGGCACAATCCCTCAGTGACGTTCGCCGACTACCTGGAGATCATCAACCGCAAGACCGCGTCGCTCTTTCAACAAGGGGCGCGCACGGGGGCACATCTCGGCGGCGCCGATGAGGTCGTGGTCACCGGCATGGCCGAGTGCGGCTTTGCCGTCGGCATCGCTTTCCAGATGGTCGATGATCTGCTCGACGTCGCCGGCACCGAGGAGCGCATCGGCAAGCCCGTCGGCATTGATCTGCGCGACGGCAACCCTTCGCTGCCGGTGGTGCTGGCGATGCGCAGTGACCACGAGTTACGCCGTTTGTTCCAAAAGCCGGAGCCGACCGCCGCCGATGTTAGCGCCGCGCTGGCACGCATCCGGCGTTCCGGTGTGCTCGACGAAGTTCGCACCCTGGCCATGAGTCACGCCGACCGCGCCCGCGCCGCCATGCAAGTCGTGCCCCCCTCGGCTTACAAGGACAACCTGCTCGACCTGATCGATCAACTGGTCGAGCGCGTGTCGTAG
- a CDS encoding flippase-like domain-containing protein produces the protein MSRTVRIALSIAISAIFLAFAVRGVEWSKAAAALAGAHYIYVIPMIAITVWSLYIRAQRWRVLLRPVGRPAMRTLVAATNIGFMANMVLPLRMGEVIRPVLLSRKENEPLGGILATIVLERIFDMFTILFLFGVSAAAVTVSPTVSQWGYRLCGLALAIGAAVAFIRWQEALALRLLQLGLRPLPARLAGPIEHFFRGFVQALEILDSPLTFVQLLGWSLYLWVVIGSIYLCGIVAFDLSVPLLVGAIAVTAIVAIAVSAPSAPGYIGAFQLGCGLSLGIFGVSESDAFAYSIILHVTQFVGVVAAGLYSLWRENMSLSQVEAVSEAEGAAS, from the coding sequence GTGAGCCGCACGGTTCGCATCGCTCTGAGCATCGCGATCTCGGCGATCTTCCTGGCCTTCGCCGTGCGCGGGGTGGAGTGGAGCAAGGCGGCCGCGGCTTTGGCCGGGGCGCATTACATCTACGTCATTCCGATGATCGCGATCACGGTGTGGTCGCTCTACATCCGCGCCCAGCGCTGGCGCGTGTTGCTGCGCCCGGTGGGCAGGCCGGCCATGCGCACGCTGGTGGCAGCCACCAACATCGGCTTCATGGCCAACATGGTGCTGCCGCTGCGCATGGGCGAGGTGATTCGCCCGGTCTTGCTCAGCCGCAAAGAGAACGAGCCGCTCGGTGGCATCCTGGCCACCATCGTACTCGAGCGCATCTTCGACATGTTCACGATACTGTTCCTCTTCGGCGTTTCGGCGGCGGCGGTGACGGTGTCGCCGACGGTAAGCCAGTGGGGTTACCGGCTGTGCGGCCTGGCGCTGGCCATCGGTGCTGCGGTCGCCTTCATCCGCTGGCAGGAGGCGCTGGCGCTGCGCTTGCTGCAGCTGGGGCTGCGGCCGCTGCCGGCGCGACTGGCCGGTCCGATCGAGCACTTCTTTCGCGGCTTCGTGCAGGCGCTCGAGATTCTCGATAGCCCCTTGACCTTCGTGCAGTTGCTGGGGTGGTCGCTGTATCTGTGGGTGGTGATCGGCAGTATCTATCTGTGCGGCATCGTGGCCTTCGATCTCAGCGTGCCGCTGCTGGTGGGCGCGATTGCGGTGACCGCGATCGTCGCCATCGCGGTATCGGCGCCCTCGGCGCCCGGCTACATCGGCGCCTTTCAGCTCGGTTGCGGGCTATCGCTGGGGATTTTCGGGGTCTCGGAGAGCGACGCCTTCGCTTACTCGATCATCTTGCACGTGACCCAGTTTGTCGGCGTCGTCGCCGCCGGGCTATACTCGCTGTGGCGGGAGAACATGTCGTTGAGTCAAGTCGAAGCAGTGTCGGAGGCCGAAGGTGCGGCGTCTTGA
- a CDS encoding YfhL family 4Fe-4S dicluster ferredoxin gives MSTVITEECINCGACEPECPNTAIYEGGAQWESDGSSHPAIKDDIYYIVPDKCTECVGFFDQEQCAAVCPVDCCVPDPNIPETEGVLVERARKLHPDKEIGADFPSRFRKA, from the coding sequence ATGTCAACCGTGATCACCGAGGAATGCATCAACTGCGGCGCTTGTGAGCCGGAGTGCCCGAATACCGCCATCTACGAAGGTGGTGCCCAGTGGGAGTCGGATGGCTCCAGCCACCCAGCGATTAAGGATGACATCTATTACATCGTGCCGGACAAGTGCACCGAGTGCGTCGGCTTCTTCGATCAGGAGCAGTGCGCCGCGGTGTGCCCGGTGGACTGCTGTGTGCCCGACCCCAACATACCCGAGACCGAAGGCGTGCTGGTCGAGCGGGCGCGCAAGCTGCATCCCGACAAGGAAATCGGCGCCGATTTTCCCTCGCGCTTTCGCAAAGCCTGA
- a CDS encoding HAD family hydrolase yields the protein MYRAVVFDLYDTLVVFRPQVPALEVAGTRYRSTMEWMAETVARELPAVEFGDFLRAVAETTTEIIRARPPEYLEVPSAERFRRVLLRLDYGRADLAEKAACLSQVHMCHLAAQTELPAEHLALVQALAARYPLGLVSNFDHGPTARAILARHRLTDLFRSIVISDGFGRRKPHPAIFAEALRQLGAAAAEALFIGDSAVDDVAGASAAGMATLWINARREPLPDGVPAPTHTVTRLVAVAEILGIELQALN from the coding sequence ATGTACCGCGCGGTAGTGTTCGACCTCTACGACACGCTGGTGGTGTTCCGGCCGCAAGTGCCGGCACTCGAGGTGGCGGGCACCCGCTATCGGTCGACCATGGAATGGATGGCCGAGACGGTGGCGCGTGAGTTGCCGGCGGTGGAATTCGGCGACTTTCTGCGTGCCGTAGCGGAGACCACCACGGAGATCATTCGCGCGCGCCCGCCGGAATACCTCGAAGTGCCGTCGGCCGAGCGATTCCGGCGGGTGTTGCTGCGCCTGGATTACGGCCGCGCCGACTTGGCCGAGAAGGCCGCCTGTTTGTCGCAGGTGCACATGTGCCACTTGGCGGCCCAGACCGAACTACCCGCGGAACACCTCGCCTTGGTGCAGGCCCTGGCGGCGCGCTATCCGCTCGGGCTGGTGTCGAACTTCGATCACGGCCCGACCGCCCGCGCCATCTTGGCCCGCCATCGACTCACCGATCTATTCCGCAGCATCGTGATCTCCGATGGATTTGGCCGGCGCAAGCCGCACCCGGCGATTTTCGCCGAAGCCTTGCGCCAGCTCGGCGCCGCCGCGGCCGAGGCGCTGTTCATCGGCGACAGCGCGGTCGACGACGTGGCGGGGGCCAGCGCAGCCGGCATGGCCACGTTGTGGATCAATGCCCGCCGCGAGCCCTTACCCGACGGCGTGCCGGCGCCGACCCACACCGTCACGCGGCTGGTCGCCGTCGCCGAGATCCTCGGCATCGAACTGCAAGCGCTGAATTGA
- a CDS encoding CDP-alcohol phosphatidyltransferase family protein — protein MELASRAGLAALLLVLIPASALTSIIWFARRRPDTSAAGGSLLLGPTLRAWHFENMRPFEDALVRRRVPPAWLSWAQLLVGVIVGLTYARGLMFDSGLLLILAGTLDILDGRVARRTNSGSRRGAFMDSVIDRYADSIAYLGIAVYFRDSWVLWAAMLALVGGVITSYTRARAEGLGATCYVGLLQRPERYVLLGLGSVFSSLVEQLAGHPANWQPNVLLTVVIVLLAGLSNFTAVQRALHVMRQLDGPLPPGPSHG, from the coding sequence ATGGAGCTAGCCTCGCGTGCCGGGCTCGCGGCGCTGCTCTTGGTCTTGATCCCGGCCTCGGCCCTCACCAGCATCATCTGGTTTGCGCGTCGCCGCCCCGACACCAGCGCGGCCGGCGGGTCGTTGCTGTTGGGCCCGACGCTGCGCGCCTGGCATTTCGAGAATATGCGTCCTTTCGAGGACGCCTTGGTGCGCCGTCGGGTGCCGCCGGCGTGGCTGTCGTGGGCGCAACTGCTGGTCGGCGTAATCGTCGGCCTCACCTACGCTCGGGGGTTGATGTTCGATAGTGGCTTGCTGCTAATCCTGGCGGGCACGCTCGATATTCTCGACGGCCGGGTGGCGCGGCGCACCAACTCCGGCAGCCGGCGCGGGGCGTTCATGGACTCGGTCATCGATCGCTACGCCGACAGCATCGCCTATCTCGGTATCGCTGTCTACTTCCGCGACTCGTGGGTGCTGTGGGCGGCAATGTTGGCGCTCGTCGGCGGGGTAATCACCAGTTACACCCGCGCCCGCGCCGAAGGGCTAGGGGCCACCTGCTACGTCGGCCTGCTGCAGCGGCCGGAGCGCTACGTCCTGCTCGGGCTGGGCTCGGTCTTCAGCTCGTTGGTCGAGCAACTCGCCGGCCATCCGGCGAACTGGCAGCCCAACGTGCTGCTCACGGTCGTCATCGTGCTGCTGGCGGGGCTGTCCAACTTCACCGCGGTGCAGCGCGCGCTGCACGTCATGCGGCAACTCGATGGGCCTTTGCCACCGGGGCCGTCACATGGCTGA
- a CDS encoding Mrp/NBP35 family ATP-binding protein: MPVPCLPYARGRGGREGAPASMTTKAQQSPNEELGPIAGVRDIIAVASTKGGVGKSTVAVNLALAMQRHGRTVGLLDADVYGPSLPLMLGVSGRPRMADDKRIFPLEKYGLRVMSLGFFLDDSSPVIWRGPMVMGLVRQFLKDVEWGTLDILVIDLPPGTGDTQLTLVQQVPLAGAVIVTTPQAVALLDVQRGIAMFEQVNTPVLGVVENMSYYHCPKCGRNDELFGAGGGARIAQSFGVPLLGQLPLQPAIRASGDAGTPIVAAEPQGEAAIIFGSIAGRVLDAIEAARGETAAPRIVG; encoded by the coding sequence ATGCCCGTGCCCTGCCTGCCGTACGCCCGCGGGCGCGGAGGGCGCGAAGGCGCACCTGCCAGCATGACCACCAAGGCGCAGCAGAGTCCGAACGAGGAGTTGGGGCCGATTGCCGGCGTGCGCGATATCATCGCCGTCGCCAGCACCAAAGGGGGCGTGGGTAAGTCCACCGTCGCCGTCAACCTGGCCCTGGCGATGCAGCGGCACGGCAGAACGGTGGGGCTGCTCGACGCCGACGTTTACGGGCCCAGCCTGCCGCTAATGCTCGGCGTTTCCGGCCGGCCGCGGATGGCGGACGACAAGCGCATTTTTCCGCTGGAGAAGTACGGCCTGCGGGTGATGTCGCTGGGCTTCTTTCTCGACGACTCGTCGCCGGTGATCTGGCGTGGCCCAATGGTAATGGGCCTAGTGCGGCAGTTTCTCAAGGACGTCGAGTGGGGCACGCTCGACATCCTGGTGATCGACCTGCCGCCGGGAACCGGCGACACCCAGCTCACTTTGGTCCAGCAAGTTCCCCTGGCCGGGGCGGTGATCGTCACCACGCCACAGGCGGTGGCCTTGCTCGATGTGCAGCGCGGCATCGCGATGTTCGAGCAGGTCAACACCCCGGTGCTCGGGGTGGTGGAGAACATGAGCTATTACCACTGCCCGAAGTGTGGCCGTAACGACGAATTATTCGGCGCCGGCGGCGGCGCACGCATTGCGCAGAGCTTCGGGGTGCCGCTGCTGGGCCAGCTCCCGCTCCAGCCGGCTATCCGCGCCAGCGGTGACGCCGGAACACCTATTGTGGCGGCGGAGCCGCAGGGCGAGGCCGCGATCATCTTCGGCAGTATCGCCGGCCGGGTGCTGGATGCCATCGAGGCCGCGCGCGGTGAAACCGCCGCCCCACGTATCGTCGGGTAG
- the lon gene encoding endopeptidase La codes for MSESEETEITEIKEQRFFGFEDDLSGIAVPTELPVLPLRGVAIFPSAIVPLLISRGPSLQAVEEALASDRMLALIAQKNPEEEAPEPAGLFGRGAAGRILKMLKYPDGSVRILVQGLRRIETTEFLQLTPYMRARVRHLSDLHDGSKELEAVQAHMVNQFAKFVSMIPYLPDELQVVVMNIKDPGKVTDLIASNLNISIEEKQELLSTLEVRARLERLSAILNREIELLELGHKIQTQVQSELSKNQKEFYLRQQMRAIQKELGEGDPRAAEIEEMRAKMEQANMPEEARKACENELERLRIIPPESAEHSVVRTYIEWLVNLPWSASTTDNLEIVHARGILDEDHFDLEKIKDRILEFLAVRKLKQDSKGPILCFVGPPGVGKTSLGKSIARALGRKFIRLSLGGIRDEAEMRGHRRTSLGSRPGRIIQGLRTAGSNNPLFMLDEIDKLGTDFRGDPASALLEVLDPEQNNTFQDHYLDVPFDLSKVMFVTTANMLEPIPPPLRDRMEVIELLGYTEEEKLEIARRHLLPKQVKENGLALEQITFSDEALVQLVRHYTREAGLRNFEREIGSICRKTARAYTEGKTEPATITTERVRELLGPGRFFSEIAERTNEPGIAVGLVWTPMGGDIIFIEATKMTGKKGLTLTGHLGEVMKESAQAALSHVRSRAERYGLAADFFENLDLHIHVPAGAVPKDGPSAGVTIATALASLLTGRLARHDLAMTGEITLRGKVLPVGGVKEKVLGARRAGITTVILPKRNETDLEDVPESARKEMTFHFVDTLDEVLALALEASDSEAGSQRLRAAAS; via the coding sequence ATGAGCGAAAGCGAAGAGACGGAAATCACCGAAATCAAAGAGCAGCGGTTCTTCGGCTTCGAGGATGACCTGAGCGGCATCGCCGTGCCGACGGAGTTGCCGGTGCTGCCTTTGCGCGGCGTGGCGATCTTCCCATCTGCGATCGTGCCCCTGCTGATCTCGCGCGGACCCTCGCTGCAAGCGGTGGAAGAAGCCCTCGCCAGCGACCGCATGCTCGCGCTGATCGCGCAAAAGAACCCCGAGGAGGAAGCGCCGGAACCGGCCGGGCTGTTCGGCCGCGGAGCTGCCGGACGCATCCTCAAGATGCTCAAGTACCCCGACGGCAGCGTGCGCATTCTGGTGCAGGGCCTGCGGCGAATCGAGACCACCGAGTTCCTACAGCTGACCCCGTACATGCGCGCGCGTGTGCGCCACCTCAGCGACTTGCACGACGGCTCCAAGGAGCTGGAGGCGGTGCAAGCGCACATGGTCAACCAGTTCGCCAAGTTCGTCTCCATGATCCCCTACCTGCCCGACGAGCTGCAGGTCGTGGTCATGAACATCAAGGACCCGGGCAAGGTCACCGACCTGATCGCCTCGAACTTGAACATTTCGATCGAGGAAAAGCAGGAGCTGCTCAGCACCCTCGAGGTGCGAGCACGGCTGGAGCGCCTGTCCGCGATCCTGAACCGCGAGATCGAGCTGCTCGAGCTCGGGCACAAGATCCAGACCCAGGTGCAGTCGGAGCTGTCGAAGAACCAGAAGGAGTTTTACCTGCGCCAGCAGATGCGCGCGATCCAGAAGGAACTCGGCGAAGGCGATCCGCGTGCGGCCGAGATCGAGGAGATGCGCGCCAAGATGGAGCAGGCCAATATGCCGGAGGAGGCGCGCAAAGCCTGCGAGAACGAACTCGAGCGCTTGCGCATCATCCCGCCCGAGTCGGCCGAACACTCTGTCGTGCGCACCTACATCGAGTGGCTGGTCAACCTGCCCTGGAGTGCCTCGACCACCGACAACCTCGAGATCGTTCACGCCCGCGGCATTCTCGATGAAGATCACTTCGATCTCGAGAAGATCAAGGACCGCATCTTGGAGTTCCTCGCCGTGCGCAAGTTGAAGCAGGACTCCAAGGGGCCAATCCTCTGCTTCGTCGGCCCGCCGGGAGTCGGCAAGACCTCGCTCGGCAAGTCGATCGCGCGTGCCCTCGGCCGCAAGTTCATCCGCCTTTCGCTCGGCGGCATTCGTGACGAAGCCGAGATGCGCGGCCACCGCCGCACCTCCCTCGGCTCCCGCCCCGGCCGCATCATTCAGGGCCTGCGCACCGCCGGCTCCAACAACCCGCTGTTCATGCTCGATGAGATCGACAAGCTGGGGACTGATTTCCGCGGTGATCCGGCCTCGGCCCTGTTGGAGGTGCTCGATCCCGAGCAGAACAACACCTTCCAGGATCACTACCTCGATGTTCCGTTTGATCTCTCCAAGGTCATGTTCGTGACCACCGCCAATATGCTCGAACCGATTCCGCCGCCGCTGCGCGACCGTATGGAGGTGATCGAGCTGCTCGGCTACACCGAGGAGGAAAAGCTTGAGATCGCCCGCCGCCATTTGCTGCCCAAGCAAGTGAAAGAAAACGGCCTGGCGCTGGAACAGATCACGTTCAGCGACGAGGCGCTGGTGCAGCTGGTGCGCCACTACACGCGCGAGGCCGGGCTGCGCAACTTCGAGCGCGAGATCGGCAGTATCTGCCGCAAGACCGCGCGGGCTTATACCGAGGGCAAGACCGAACCCGCCACCATCACCACGGAAAGAGTCCGCGAGCTGCTCGGCCCCGGCCGCTTTTTTTCTGAAATCGCCGAGCGCACCAACGAACCGGGCATCGCCGTCGGGCTGGTGTGGACGCCGATGGGCGGCGACATCATCTTCATCGAAGCCACCAAGATGACCGGCAAGAAAGGGCTGACGCTGACCGGCCACTTGGGCGAAGTGATGAAGGAATCGGCGCAAGCCGCCCTCAGCCACGTCCGCAGCCGCGCCGAGCGCTACGGCTTGGCGGCCGACTTCTTCGAAAACCTCGACTTGCACATCCACGTGCCCGCCGGTGCCGTGCCCAAGGACGGGCCGTCGGCGGGCGTGACGATCGCCACCGCACTGGCCTCGCTGCTGACCGGGCGCCTGGCGCGCCACGACCTCGCCATGACCGGCGAGATCACCTTGCGCGGCAAGGTGCTGCCGGTCGGCGGCGTGAAGGAAAAGGTGCTCGGCGCCCGCCGCGCCGGCATCACCACCGTAATCCTGCCCAAGCGCAACGAAACCGACCTCGAAGATGTGCCCGAGTCGGCACGCAAGGAGATGACTTTCCACTTCGTCGATACGCTCGACGAAGTGCTCGCCCTGGCACTCGAGGCCAGCGACAGCGAGGCCGGCAGCCAGCGCCTGCGTGCCGCGGCCTCGTGA
- a CDS encoding DUF2203 domain-containing protein, translated as MADRLFSIEEANALIPKLELLMARLQQSAAQLRRSIEALAAETGRAANDLSGSDIVTLRPGLRPLIVEMEQLVGEIEACGGEFKGLDLGLVDFPAEVDGEVVLLCWQFGEKEIAYWHALEAGFSGRKPLSRQRDRRKYLQ; from the coding sequence GTGGCAGACCGCTTGTTCAGCATCGAGGAAGCCAACGCGCTCATTCCCAAGCTCGAACTGCTGATGGCCCGCTTGCAGCAGAGTGCCGCGCAGTTGCGCCGCAGTATCGAAGCTCTGGCGGCGGAAACCGGCCGGGCGGCCAACGACCTTAGTGGCAGCGACATCGTCACGCTGCGCCCGGGACTGCGGCCGCTGATCGTGGAAATGGAGCAACTGGTCGGCGAGATCGAAGCCTGCGGCGGCGAGTTCAAGGGCTTGGATCTGGGCCTGGTGGATTTTCCCGCCGAGGTCGATGGTGAAGTGGTGTTGCTGTGCTGGCAGTTCGGCGAGAAGGAAATCGCCTATTGGCACGCGTTGGAGGCGGGCTTCTCCGGCCGCAAGCCGCTGTCGCGGCAGCGCGATCGACGCAAGTACTTGCAGTAG
- the galT gene encoding galactose-1-phosphate uridylyltransferase, protein MPELRKDPVMGRWVIIATERSKRPHDFTHGGDARRGGPCGFCAGHELETPPEVLAYRSNGNGPDTAGWSVRVVPNKFPALRIEGELGRHGEGLYDLMNGLGAHEVVIETPDHDSHLADLQVAQVEEVLWAYRDRILDLRKDRRFRFILIFKNHGAEAGASLEHSHSQLIALPIVPLNVAEELQGAREYFQYKERCVFCDIVRQETESGVRLVAENADFITVCPFAPRFPLETWILPKQHGAAFENATKYEYHHLAQALRDALRRLNRVLDRPPFNYMIHSLPLQDSDSGYYHWHLEIIPKLTKVAGFEWGTGFYINPTPPEEAARALREAGES, encoded by the coding sequence ATGCCCGAGCTTCGCAAAGACCCGGTGATGGGACGGTGGGTGATCATTGCCACCGAACGCAGCAAGCGCCCGCACGATTTCACCCATGGCGGCGATGCGCGCCGCGGCGGCCCGTGCGGCTTTTGTGCCGGACACGAGCTGGAAACCCCGCCGGAGGTGCTTGCCTACCGCAGCAACGGCAACGGCCCCGACACCGCCGGCTGGAGCGTGCGGGTGGTCCCCAACAAGTTCCCGGCATTGCGCATCGAGGGCGAACTCGGCCGCCACGGCGAGGGCCTGTACGACCTCATGAACGGCTTGGGAGCTCACGAGGTGGTGATCGAAACCCCCGACCACGATAGCCATCTCGCCGACTTGCAGGTGGCGCAGGTGGAGGAAGTGCTGTGGGCGTACCGGGACCGGATCCTCGACCTGCGCAAGGACCGGCGCTTCCGCTTCATCCTGATCTTCAAGAACCACGGCGCCGAGGCCGGCGCCAGCCTGGAGCATTCACACTCGCAGCTGATCGCCCTGCCGATCGTGCCGCTCAACGTCGCCGAGGAGCTGCAAGGGGCGCGCGAGTACTTCCAATACAAGGAGCGCTGCGTCTTCTGTGACATCGTGCGCCAGGAGACCGAGAGCGGCGTGCGCCTGGTCGCCGAAAACGCCGACTTTATCACCGTCTGCCCGTTTGCGCCGCGCTTTCCGTTGGAGACCTGGATCCTCCCCAAGCAGCACGGTGCGGCCTTCGAGAACGCTACCAAGTACGAGTACCATCACTTGGCGCAAGCACTGCGCGACGCCTTGCGCCGCCTCAATCGCGTGCTCGACCGGCCGCCGTTCAATTACATGATTCACTCGCTGCCCCTGCAAGACAGCGACTCCGGCTATTACCACTGGCACCTCGAGATCATCCCCAAGCTGACCAAGGTCGCCGGCTTCGAGTGGGGCACCGGCTTCTACATCAACCCGACACCGCCCGAGGAGGCGGCCCGCGCGCTGCGCGAGGCCGGCGAGTCGTAG
- a CDS encoding DUF971 domain-containing protein, which produces MAGSEIPTDIRRLGKHGVEIVWRDGHRSEYTNHELRQHCPCAACRARPQHALPVVGAGGAELFAVQIGVVGRYAISIQWSDGHDTGIYSYRTLRGLCPCPACRTPAGAEGAKAHLPA; this is translated from the coding sequence ATGGCCGGCTCCGAGATTCCCACCGACATCAGGCGCCTGGGCAAGCACGGCGTCGAGATTGTGTGGCGTGACGGCCACCGCTCCGAGTACACCAACCACGAGCTGCGCCAGCACTGCCCGTGTGCCGCTTGCCGCGCCCGCCCGCAACATGCGTTGCCGGTAGTCGGTGCCGGCGGCGCGGAGCTGTTTGCGGTCCAGATCGGCGTTGTCGGCCGCTATGCCATCAGCATTCAGTGGAGTGATGGCCACGACACCGGCATTTACAGCTACCGCACGCTGCGCGGACTATGCCCGTGCCCTGCCTGCCGTACGCCCGCGGGCGCGGAGGGCGCGAAGGCGCACCTGCCAGCATGA